The following proteins are encoded in a genomic region of Desulfosporosinus youngiae DSM 17734:
- a CDS encoding AbrB/MazE/SpoVT family DNA-binding domain-containing protein: MANIQQVQKRMLVSLAQIAKDINLNEGDYILIEKRDNGVFLRPVDWVDKKQKYFWTEPWQEKMQRSQEALENGDYKTFESMEDAIRDLEDLANASGNKNKTL, translated from the coding sequence ATGGCTAATATTCAACAAGTTCAAAAGCGGATGCTCGTGAGTCTTGCGCAAATTGCCAAAGATATTAACTTAAATGAAGGAGATTATATCCTCATCGAAAAAAGGGATAATGGTGTTTTTTTAAGACCTGTGGACTGGGTTGATAAAAAACAGAAGTATTTTTGGACTGAACCCTGGCAAGAAAAAATGCAGCGCAGCCAAGAAGCCTTGGAAAACGGCGACTATAAGACGTTTGAAAGTATGGAAGATGCAATTAGGGACTTGGAGGACCTTGCCAATGCCAGTGGTAATAAGAACAAGACCCTTTGA
- a CDS encoding type II toxin-antitoxin system RelE/ParE family toxin: MPVVIRTRPFDLDFLSLSGDEQKQVLKALRSLAANPRHPSLQTHKIEGTVFIEAYANKDIRIIFERTGDTIVLRAVGHHDILKNF; this comes from the coding sequence ATGCCAGTGGTAATAAGAACAAGACCCTTTGATCTGGACTTCCTTTCCCTCAGCGGAGACGAACAAAAGCAAGTCTTGAAAGCTCTCCGTTCCCTTGCTGCTAACCCCAGACACCCTTCTCTGCAGACGCATAAAATCGAAGGAACTGTATTTATCGAGGCTTACGCCAATAAAGATATACGGATAATTTTTGAAAGAACCGGCGATACAATCGTTTTGCGGGCCGTTGGACATCACGATATCTTGAAGAACTTTTAG
- the dltB gene encoding D-alanyl-lipoteichoic acid biosynthesis protein DltB translates to MTPFEDFSFFIYLLIPIVPAVLLGILGAAGKVRAMWVLLSTLGMLLLIGRPLSVLYQMIGYLMFQWIIVRGYLSYRLKAQDKNLSSIFYLVIFLSILPLAAVKLNPTVIELGFWQTVVGFIGISYLTFRTVGILMEIRDGLIKEVQLPDFISFVLFFPTLASGPIDRYRRFVADLDKPLNRREYGELAIQGMDYIFRGFLYKFIIAYLINKYWLDPLNHSFGFLPTLQYMYAYGLYLFFDFAGYSAFAIGVSYLMGIRTPINFDKPFISKNIKDFWNRWHMSLSFWFRDYIYMRFVLDSAKKKRFRNRYTASYIGYILLFGIMGVWHGIQPQYVLYGFYHAGLMIGFDYLDRQNKTRKFWGKGPVWDLLAILVTFNFVMFGFLIFSGRLF, encoded by the coding sequence ATGACGCCGTTTGAGGACTTTTCCTTTTTTATCTATTTGCTGATTCCCATCGTGCCAGCCGTTTTGCTCGGAATCTTGGGAGCAGCGGGTAAAGTGCGAGCCATGTGGGTCCTGCTTTCCACCTTGGGCATGCTTCTTCTCATCGGGCGCCCTTTAAGCGTGCTCTATCAGATGATAGGGTATCTGATGTTTCAATGGATCATCGTCCGGGGTTATTTGTCCTATCGGCTGAAAGCTCAGGATAAGAATCTTTCCAGTATCTTTTATCTGGTGATTTTCTTATCAATTCTGCCGCTGGCAGCCGTAAAGCTAAATCCCACGGTTATTGAGCTGGGCTTTTGGCAGACTGTGGTCGGTTTTATTGGGATTTCCTATTTAACCTTTCGGACAGTGGGTATTCTTATGGAAATCCGCGACGGGTTGATCAAAGAGGTTCAGCTGCCGGATTTTATCAGTTTTGTCCTCTTTTTCCCGACGCTGGCCTCGGGTCCCATTGACCGCTACCGGCGTTTTGTTGCGGATCTCGATAAACCTCTGAACCGGCGGGAGTATGGAGAGCTGGCCATTCAGGGAATGGACTATATTTTTCGGGGCTTTCTCTATAAGTTTATTATCGCCTATCTTATCAATAAATACTGGCTTGACCCGCTGAACCACAGTTTTGGCTTCCTGCCAACCCTTCAATATATGTATGCTTATGGTTTGTATCTCTTCTTTGATTTTGCAGGGTACAGCGCTTTTGCTATAGGGGTCAGTTATCTGATGGGTATTAGAACCCCGATCAACTTTGATAAACCGTTTATCTCGAAGAATATCAAAGACTTCTGGAACCGCTGGCATATGTCCTTATCCTTTTGGTTCCGGGATTACATCTATATGCGTTTTGTCCTTGATTCAGCCAAGAAGAAACGCTTTCGCAACCGCTATACGGCTTCCTATATCGGCTATATTCTGCTGTTTGGCATCATGGGTGTCTGGCACGGAATCCAACCCCAGTATGTTCTCTATGGGTTCTATCATGCAGGACTGATGATTGGCTTTGATTATCTCGACCGCCAGAATAAAACCCGGAAGTTTTGGGGTAAAGGTCCCGTGTGGGATCTGTTAGCGATTCTGGTTACTTTTAATTTTGTGATGTTTGGGTTTTTGATTTTTTCCGGCCGTCTGTTTTAG
- the dltA gene encoding D-alanine--poly(phosphoribitol) ligase subunit DltA, translating into MLSEKIHDWAVKCPERAAHRHGDKVLTYASLESSSNSAALWLHELCLNQGITRQTPVVVYGHKENEMLVLFHACVKAGHPYIPVDSSVPAERLRQIIEASGARIVLSPQQVPEGIASSKVLIHEMISLVGPDSILNGYHSEVPPDAWQVQPDEVYYIIYTSGSTGVPKGVQITLGALESFLNWVNSAFEPEESKEVFLNQAPFSFDLSVMDLYMSLSTGGTLWSVDKAQIANPKELFTSLGSSNVSYWVSTPSFAEVCLMDPSFNDTLLPQVKHFLFCGEILTHDCAVKLTQRFPRAKVENLYGPTEATVAATNLTITPEILKEFNPLPVGRVKPDALLLVCDTDQLTAAITAEKGVLSHRPETLPEGRAGELVIAGPNVSVGYLNNPEQTAKAFFSWQEQGVTWKAYRTGDSGLFRDGLLFYQGRLDFQVKLHGYRIELGEIEENLRRLPLVDNAVVLPVERRGKVEYLQAFVTVSKPVEDEFKAVLALREDLRQHLPEYMIPRRFKFLDKMPMTPNGKADRRALSQS; encoded by the coding sequence ATGCTTAGTGAAAAAATCCATGATTGGGCTGTAAAATGTCCGGAACGGGCGGCCCATAGACATGGGGATAAGGTTTTGACCTACGCCTCTTTAGAAAGCAGTTCCAATTCTGCGGCGCTTTGGCTTCATGAACTGTGTCTTAATCAGGGAATAACCCGGCAAACCCCAGTTGTTGTGTATGGGCATAAAGAAAATGAGATGCTGGTCTTATTCCACGCTTGCGTCAAAGCCGGTCATCCCTATATACCCGTCGATTCCTCTGTGCCGGCAGAGCGTCTCCGGCAAATCATTGAGGCTTCCGGGGCGCGGATTGTCCTTTCTCCCCAGCAGGTGCCGGAGGGGATTGCTTCGAGCAAAGTCTTAATTCACGAAATGATTTCCCTGGTCGGGCCGGACAGTATCCTGAACGGATATCATTCGGAGGTACCCCCCGACGCTTGGCAGGTGCAGCCGGATGAAGTTTACTACATTATATATACCTCAGGCAGTACCGGGGTCCCTAAAGGGGTGCAGATTACCCTGGGGGCCTTGGAGAGTTTTCTCAACTGGGTCAATTCGGCCTTTGAGCCGGAGGAAAGCAAGGAAGTCTTTCTCAATCAGGCTCCCTTTTCCTTCGATCTTTCTGTGATGGACTTATATATGTCCTTAAGCACAGGGGGAACCCTGTGGAGTGTGGACAAGGCCCAAATCGCCAACCCGAAAGAGCTCTTCACCTCTTTGGGCAGCTCGAATGTCAGTTACTGGGTATCAACTCCCTCCTTTGCCGAGGTTTGTTTGATGGACCCCAGTTTTAATGATACCCTCTTGCCCCAGGTCAAGCACTTTCTTTTCTGCGGGGAGATTCTTACCCATGATTGTGCGGTCAAACTCACTCAGCGCTTTCCGCGCGCCAAAGTGGAAAATCTCTATGGGCCCACCGAGGCCACTGTGGCGGCAACCAACCTGACGATTACCCCGGAGATTCTGAAGGAGTTTAATCCTCTTCCCGTAGGAAGGGTCAAACCGGATGCTCTGCTCCTGGTCTGTGATACGGATCAGCTCACCGCAGCCATCACCGCTGAGAAGGGCGTTTTAAGCCATAGGCCTGAGACTCTGCCTGAGGGAAGGGCAGGAGAACTGGTTATCGCCGGGCCCAATGTCAGTGTGGGTTACCTTAATAATCCGGAGCAAACAGCTAAAGCCTTTTTTAGCTGGCAGGAACAAGGAGTCACCTGGAAGGCATACCGGACAGGGGATTCAGGGCTGTTCAGAGATGGACTTCTCTTTTACCAGGGCAGGTTGGACTTCCAGGTCAAACTCCATGGTTACCGAATCGAATTAGGAGAGATCGAGGAAAATCTCAGACGCCTGCCCCTGGTGGATAATGCCGTGGTTTTACCGGTGGAACGCCGTGGTAAAGTAGAGTATTTACAGGCCTTTGTCACTGTGAGCAAGCCTGTTGAGGATGAATTTAAGGCAGTTCTTGCTCTGCGGGAGGATTTGCGCCAACACCTGCCCGAGTATATGATCCCGCGCCGGTTTAAATTTCTCGATAAAATGCCAATGACACCCAATGGCAAGGCGGACCGCCGGGCTTTATCCCAGAGCTGA
- a CDS encoding teichoic acid D-Ala incorporation-associated protein DltX — MKHWTDFITKGSKEWNPALTWLGRAAYYYLILMGLFILYLVQKQQTAAPFIYNNF; from the coding sequence ATGAAGCACTGGACGGATTTTATCACGAAGGGATCTAAGGAATGGAATCCTGCCCTGACCTGGTTGGGTCGCGCTGCTTATTACTACCTCATCCTGATGGGGCTGTTTATTCTTTATTTAGTACAGAAGCAACAGACGGCTGCTCCATTTATTTACAATAACTTTTAG
- the dltD gene encoding D-alanyl-lipoteichoic acid biosynthesis protein DltD, translating to MIMRHRLGPMLLAVLLFVLTIVWMGSLTQWAAGFWLKPGVTQTIGGSQTPVAFQGTILQEKAMELPDVLPIYGSSEFSAVSEFHPSRLFEGKPAGFAPFLVGRGGTQDIIHALNMAALGESLQGKKIAVILSAQWFTPEGISPAYFKQNFSALHAYRIVFNSRLSEPTKQQLIKRLLDFPGAFEEESTLQALLSQSLDPGRTAAYRKVSLAVQGRLKMAALEAQDALKTIDYAQLINPKIAEINASETAPPLPTWPEVNEKATEQGKSSTQNNPFGILNEYYTQYIQPKFAEQRNSAVNSGFYPSPEYRDLELLLTILQETKAQPMFVIVPVNGAWYDYTGFPKEERKAYYARTEKMIQDRGFKVVNLGDHEYDSYFLQDTMHLGWKGWVSIDEALDGFYHEGI from the coding sequence ATGATCATGCGACATCGACTTGGGCCAATGCTGCTGGCGGTTCTGCTCTTTGTCTTAACCATAGTGTGGATGGGCTCTTTGACTCAATGGGCTGCAGGTTTTTGGCTGAAACCGGGGGTTACCCAAACCATTGGCGGATCCCAAACTCCCGTAGCATTCCAGGGCACGATCCTTCAGGAAAAAGCCATGGAATTGCCGGACGTTCTTCCGATTTACGGATCCTCCGAATTTTCGGCTGTCTCAGAATTCCATCCGTCACGCCTTTTTGAGGGAAAGCCCGCCGGGTTTGCCCCTTTTCTTGTAGGCAGAGGAGGGACTCAGGATATTATTCATGCTTTAAACATGGCAGCTCTTGGAGAATCTCTTCAGGGCAAAAAAATTGCCGTCATTCTTTCCGCCCAATGGTTCACGCCGGAAGGAATCAGTCCCGCCTACTTTAAGCAGAATTTTTCCGCTCTGCACGCCTATCGGATCGTTTTTAACTCCAGGTTGTCTGAACCGACCAAACAGCAATTAATAAAACGTCTCTTGGATTTTCCCGGAGCCTTTGAAGAGGAATCTACTCTCCAGGCGCTTCTTTCCCAGTCCTTAGATCCAGGCCGGACAGCAGCTTACCGGAAGGTGAGTTTAGCCGTCCAAGGGAGGCTTAAAATGGCGGCGCTTGAAGCCCAGGACGCTCTCAAGACCATTGATTACGCTCAGCTGATCAACCCGAAAATCGCTGAAATTAATGCCTCTGAAACTGCCCCGCCTCTCCCGACCTGGCCGGAAGTAAACGAAAAGGCGACCGAGCAGGGGAAATCAAGCACTCAAAATAATCCCTTCGGCATCTTGAATGAGTACTATACCCAGTACATACAACCGAAGTTTGCCGAGCAGAGGAATTCAGCGGTCAATTCAGGATTTTATCCTTCTCCCGAATACCGGGATCTGGAACTTTTGTTGACGATTCTCCAGGAAACTAAAGCCCAGCCGATGTTCGTGATCGTGCCGGTCAATGGAGCCTGGTATGACTATACGGGCTTTCCCAAGGAAGAGCGAAAGGCTTATTATGCACGAACTGAGAAGATGATTCAAGATCGGGGCTTTAAGGTTGTGAATTTAGGGGATCACGAATATGATTCCTACTTTTTACAAGATACCATGCATTTAGGTTGGAAAGGATGGGTGAGCATTGATGAAGCACTGGACGGATTTTATCACGAAGGGATCTAA
- the dltC gene encoding D-alanine--poly(phosphoribitol) ligase subunit 2: MIREKILDILTDICGADEIKRNPDLELFKNGLLDSFGIIELFVAIHEQLEIDVAPTEMEREEWETANKIIAYLEERKG, encoded by the coding sequence ATGATACGAGAAAAAATTCTTGATATATTAACGGATATTTGCGGTGCGGATGAAATAAAGAGGAATCCGGATTTAGAGTTATTTAAAAATGGATTGCTGGATTCCTTTGGAATTATAGAGTTATTTGTAGCTATTCATGAGCAGCTCGAAATTGACGTGGCACCCACAGAAATGGAACGGGAGGAATGGGAGACCGCCAATAAAATCATTGCCTACCTGGAGGAGCGGAAGGGTTAA
- a CDS encoding sugar transferase, which produces MGQRSAVSVESNDLSHPRWQLVMKRLLDLLVAAVLLVIISPLWLFIVLWIRLDSSGPAIFTQTRVGLWGEPYTIYKFRTMVSNADEIMKKKLKKVKNLENFVFQEKDDPRITRSGRFLRKTSLDELPQLLNILRGNMSLVGPRPEVPDIVKHYTPEQRLRLNVLPGVTGLAQVNGRSELTLGETLAYDVEYVRRWSFWLDLSILWKTFFVVFSGKGAY; this is translated from the coding sequence ATGGGTCAGAGATCGGCGGTGTCTGTGGAAAGTAATGATCTTAGCCATCCCCGCTGGCAATTAGTTATGAAGCGGCTGCTTGACCTTTTGGTTGCCGCTGTTCTTCTGGTGATCATATCTCCCTTATGGCTGTTTATCGTTCTTTGGATTCGCTTAGATTCTTCAGGGCCGGCTATTTTCACCCAAACCCGGGTCGGACTTTGGGGGGAACCCTATACGATTTACAAGTTTCGAACTATGGTTTCCAACGCGGATGAGATAATGAAGAAAAAGCTGAAAAAGGTTAAGAATCTGGAAAACTTCGTTTTTCAAGAGAAGGATGATCCCCGGATCACACGCAGCGGCAGGTTTTTACGCAAAACCAGCCTGGACGAACTGCCTCAGCTGCTGAACATTTTACGGGGGAATATGAGTCTGGTAGGGCCTCGCCCGGAGGTTCCGGATATTGTGAAGCACTACACACCGGAACAACGTCTCCGCCTGAACGTTTTGCCGGGGGTTACCGGATTAGCCCAGGTCAACGGGAGGAGTGAGCTGACCTTGGGAGAAACCCTGGCCTATGATGTGGAATATGTCAGGCGCTGGAGTTTTTGGTTGGATCTCTCGATTCTCTGGAAAACCTTCTTTGTTGTCTTCTCCGGTAAAGGCGCCTATTAA
- the pseC gene encoding UDP-4-amino-4,6-dideoxy-N-acetyl-beta-L-altrosamine transaminase encodes MRKEFLTYGLPLIEDDDIAAVVDSLKSNWITKGPKTHEFEKRFAEYIGVKYAIAVNSCTAGLHLALVAAGISAGDEVITTPMTFASSANVIIHSGATPVFADVDPVTMNIDVNEIRKKITPRTKAIIPVHLAGHPCEMDEIMDLAREHNLFVLEDAAHAVYTKYKGQLIGSIGNATAFSFYATKNLATGEGGMVTTNDQALADKIRIMSSHGMSRNAWNRYTASGSWYYEILHPGFKYNMTDIQAALGLTQLEKLERMQGIRREIAERFNEEFGKMPELEVPPEKDYARHAWHLYIIKLNLDKLSIDRTEFIEELKKEQIGTSVHFIPVPMHPYYRDTFNYQKGDFPQAETTFERIISLPLYPKMSKQDTEDVIEAVKGIVERFRK; translated from the coding sequence ATGCGTAAAGAATTTCTAACCTATGGTTTGCCGCTTATTGAAGATGATGATATTGCCGCGGTTGTGGATAGTCTTAAGTCAAATTGGATTACAAAGGGGCCTAAAACCCACGAGTTCGAGAAACGCTTCGCAGAGTATATCGGAGTTAAATATGCTATTGCTGTGAATTCCTGTACGGCGGGATTGCATCTCGCCTTAGTGGCTGCCGGGATCAGTGCCGGGGATGAAGTGATCACAACCCCCATGACCTTTGCTTCCTCGGCAAATGTCATTATTCATTCAGGAGCTACTCCGGTCTTTGCGGATGTCGATCCCGTGACGATGAACATCGATGTCAACGAAATTCGCAAAAAGATAACCCCGCGTACTAAGGCTATTATTCCGGTTCATCTTGCCGGGCATCCCTGTGAGATGGATGAGATCATGGACCTGGCCCGGGAGCACAATCTTTTTGTGCTGGAGGATGCGGCCCATGCCGTCTATACTAAGTATAAAGGGCAATTAATCGGCTCGATCGGGAATGCCACCGCCTTTTCCTTCTATGCTACGAAAAACCTGGCGACCGGAGAAGGGGGAATGGTCACCACCAATGATCAAGCTCTCGCGGATAAAATCAGAATTATGAGCTCTCATGGCATGAGCCGAAACGCTTGGAATCGCTATACTGCTTCCGGTTCATGGTACTATGAAATTCTCCATCCCGGCTTTAAATACAATATGACAGATATCCAGGCCGCCCTTGGTCTGACTCAGTTGGAGAAGCTGGAGCGCATGCAGGGTATCCGCCGGGAAATAGCCGAACGCTTTAATGAAGAGTTCGGCAAAATGCCCGAACTGGAAGTTCCGCCGGAAAAAGACTATGCCCGTCATGCTTGGCATCTGTATATCATCAAGCTGAATCTGGATAAACTATCCATTGACAGAACCGAGTTTATTGAAGAGTTAAAGAAGGAACAGATTGGAACCAGTGTCCACTTTATTCCCGTACCCATGCATCCTTACTATAGAGATACTTTCAACTACCAAAAAGGAGATTTCCCCCAAGCGGAAACCACCTTTGAACGAATTATCTCCTTGCCCCTTTATCCGAAGATGAGCAAGCAGGACACGGAAGATGTCATTGAAGCGGTAAAAGGAATAGTTGAGCGTTTTCGCAAGTAA